One Vigna unguiculata cultivar IT97K-499-35 chromosome 11, ASM411807v1, whole genome shotgun sequence DNA window includes the following coding sequences:
- the LOC114169508 gene encoding histone H4, giving the protein MSGRGKGGKGLGKGGAKRHRKVLRDNIQGITKPAIRRLARRGGVKRISGLIYEETRGVLKIFLENVIRDAVTYTEHARRKTVTAMDVVYALKRQGRTLYGFGG; this is encoded by the coding sequence ATGTCTGGTCGTGGCAAGGGAGGAAAGGGATTGGGCAAGGGAGGTGCGAAGAGGCACAGGAAAGTGCTTCGCGATAACATTCAGGGCATAACGAAACCAGCAATTCGGCGATTGGCGAGAAGAGGCGGTGTCAAGAGAATCAGTGGATTGATCTATGAGGAGACCAGAGGAGTTCTCAAGATATTCTTGGAGAACGTGATTCGCGACGCTGTGACCTACACCGAGCACGCTAGGAGGAAGACGGTTACGGCCATGGACGTGGTGTATGCCCTGAAGAGACAGGGAAGAACCCTTTATGGTTTTGGAGGCTGA